A single Ziziphus jujuba cultivar Dongzao chromosome 11, ASM3175591v1 DNA region contains:
- the LOC112488890 gene encoding uncharacterized protein LOC112488890 isoform X4, which translates to MVQPKSGCHLEMKNLRRLKTLMPKLWCLQKRIPILLIILILAVLVHLIWILLIYVRIIRVKLILMMLNPQRMNLKILFKNAGEVVEVHLLTNEVEVFRGFGHVKFAADSSCKEAEENN; encoded by the exons ATGGTACAGCCAAAAAGTGGTTGTCATCTAGAGATGAAAAATCTGAGGAGGTTGAA AACTCTGATGCCAAAGCTATGGTGCCTACAGAAAAGAATCCCGATCCTTTTGATTATTCTGATTCTGGCTGTTCTAGTACATCTGATATGGATTCTTTTGATATACGTTCGGATTATTCGTGTGAAACTTATCCTGATGATGTTGAATCCTCAGAGGATGAACCT gaaaattttattcaaaaatgctGGTGAAGTTGTCGAAGTTCATCTCCTAACAAATGAGGTAGAAGTGTTCAGGGGCTTTGGACATGTCAAGTTTGCTGCTGATTCTAGCTGCAAAGAAG CTGAAGAAAACAACTGA
- the LOC112488890 gene encoding uncharacterized protein LOC112488890 isoform X2: protein MVQPKSGCHLEMKNLRRLKTLMPKLWCLQKRIPILLIILILAVLVHLIWILLIYVRIIRVKLILMMLNPQRMNLKILFKNAGEVVEVHLLTNEVEVFRGFGHVKFAADSSCKEEACCQICSSNSYAEENN, encoded by the exons ATGGTACAGCCAAAAAGTGGTTGTCATCTAGAGATGAAAAATCTGAGGAGGTTGAA AACTCTGATGCCAAAGCTATGGTGCCTACAGAAAAGAATCCCGATCCTTTTGATTATTCTGATTCTGGCTGTTCTAGTACATCTGATATGGATTCTTTTGATATACGTTCGGATTATTCGTGTGAAACTTATCCTGATGATGTTGAATCCTCAGAGGATGAACCT gaaaattttattcaaaaatgctGGTGAAGTTGTCGAAGTTCATCTCCTAACAAATGAGGTAGAAGTGTTCAGGGGCTTTGGACATGTCAAGTTTGCTGCTGATTCTAGCTGCAAAGAAG AAGCCTGCTGCCAAATCTGTAGTTCCAACAGCTATG CTGAAGAAAACAACTGA
- the LOC112488890 gene encoding uncharacterized protein LOC112488890 isoform X1, with product MVQPKSGCHLEMKNLRRLKTLMPKLWCLQKRIPILLIILILAVLVHLIWILLIYVRIIRVKLILMMLNPQRMNLKILFKNAGEVVEVHLLTNEVEVFRGFGHVKFAADSSCKEEACCQICSSNSYGAYRKESLSF from the exons ATGGTACAGCCAAAAAGTGGTTGTCATCTAGAGATGAAAAATCTGAGGAGGTTGAA AACTCTGATGCCAAAGCTATGGTGCCTACAGAAAAGAATCCCGATCCTTTTGATTATTCTGATTCTGGCTGTTCTAGTACATCTGATATGGATTCTTTTGATATACGTTCGGATTATTCGTGTGAAACTTATCCTGATGATGTTGAATCCTCAGAGGATGAACCT gaaaattttattcaaaaatgctGGTGAAGTTGTCGAAGTTCATCTCCTAACAAATGAGGTAGAAGTGTTCAGGGGCTTTGGACATGTCAAGTTTGCTGCTGATTCTAGCTGCAAAGAAG AAGCCTGCTGCCAAATCTGTAGTTCCAACAGCTATGGTGCCTACAGAAAAGAATCCTTATCCTTTTGA
- the LOC112488890 gene encoding uncharacterized protein LOC112488890 isoform X3, whose translation MVQPKSGCHLEMKNLRRLKTLMPKLWCLQKRIPILLIILILAVLVHLIWILLIYVRIIRVKLILMMLNPQRMNLKILFKNAGEVVEVHLLTNEVEVFRGFGHVKFAADSSCKEGSVALSKLLKYLVLC comes from the exons ATGGTACAGCCAAAAAGTGGTTGTCATCTAGAGATGAAAAATCTGAGGAGGTTGAA AACTCTGATGCCAAAGCTATGGTGCCTACAGAAAAGAATCCCGATCCTTTTGATTATTCTGATTCTGGCTGTTCTAGTACATCTGATATGGATTCTTTTGATATACGTTCGGATTATTCGTGTGAAACTTATCCTGATGATGTTGAATCCTCAGAGGATGAACCT gaaaattttattcaaaaatgctGGTGAAGTTGTCGAAGTTCATCTCCTAACAAATGAGGTAGAAGTGTTCAGGGGCTTTGGACATGTCAAGTTTGCTGCTGATTCTAGCTGCAAAGAAG GTTCTGTAGCATTGTCTAAGCTGCTGAAATATCTAGTCTTGTGTTGA
- the LOC107432349 gene encoding uncharacterized protein LOC107432349 has product MKASVKFRDDKKPLFRAKVPLNILGMPFQSGIVAGESKELTLNLGTFFASGPSIRIAYRPNDRWNPFSFIVKTGTGPFGSPTSTSMLMSAEFNLLSRGNPTFMLHFKPQFGDFTIKKSQTSNLDKLVRYQHGAVPENNGSVEVGETPEAYSALTGKKISILPAENPSGGAIAGLFAGTEVEARTAVPVRGHAVLNFRWGVRVPSELKSGGNPMNSIAFQKIPFLVMNKIGIEHVYSEDPKSATATVGPQSALTFPGNADVAEVCFSLKRQMEILQDDNRLLRKSVDDLRQQMAGGVRSNSPARNSDFGKYRDYDRNGSKNPPSSKYDRRNNEKSGDFSGFSAKSTEGDVSEELKKALK; this is encoded by the coding sequence ATGAAAGCTTCCGTCAAGTTCCGTGACGATAAGAAGCCTTTGTTCAGAGCCAAAGTCCCTCTTAACATCTTGGGTATGCCCTTTCAATCCGGCATCGTCGCCGGCGAATCCAAGGAGCTCACTCTAAATCTCGGCACATTCTTTGCTTCGGGGCCGTCAATCAGGATTGCGTATCGTCCCAATGATAGATGGAATCCCTTTTCCTTCATCGTCAAGACCGGAACCGGACCGTTCGGTTCTCCCACCTCGACCTCCATGCTTATGAGCGCTGAATTCAATCTGCTCAGCCGTGGAAACCCCACTTTCATGCTTCACTTCAAACCCCAATTCGGCGATTTCACAATCAAGAAGTCGCAGACTTCTAATCTGGACAAGTTAGTGAGGTATCAACACGGTGCCGTACCGGAGAACAATGGTTCGGTTGAGGTGGGTGAGACGCCGGAGGCTTACAGCGCGTTAACCGGGAAGAAAATTTCGATCTTACCGGCGGAGAATCCGAGCGGTGGTGCTATTGCTGGTCTTTTCGCCGGAACAGAAGTGGAGGCGAGAACAGCCGTGCCGGTGAGAGGCCACGCCGTGTTGAATTTCCGTTGGGGCGTTAGGGTTCCGTCGGAGCTGAAGAGTGGCGGCAATCCGATGAATAGTATTGCGTTCCAGAAAATCCCTTTCTTGGTTATGAACAAGATCGGGATCGAACACGTGTACAGCGAAGATCCCAAGTCGGCCACCGCCACGGTGGGCCCGCAGTCGGCTCTAACTTTCCCGGGGAATGCTGATGTGGCAGAGGTTTGTTTTTCGCTTAAGCGTCAAATGGAGATATTGCAAGACGACAATAGGCTTCTGAGAAAATCAGTGGATGATCTCCGGCAACAAATGGCCGGCGGCGTTAGGTCAAATTCTCCGGCTAGAAATTCCGATTTCGGTAAGTACCGTGATTATGATCGAAATGGAAGTAAAAACCCACCAAGCAGTAAATATGATCGACGAAACAATGAGAAATCTGGCGACTTTAGCGGGTTTTCGGCTAAATCAACTGAAGGAGATGTGAGCGAGGAATTGAAGAAGGCGTTGAAGTGA